A genome region from Arachis duranensis cultivar V14167 chromosome 6, aradu.V14167.gnm2.J7QH, whole genome shotgun sequence includes the following:
- the LOC107495388 gene encoding LOW QUALITY PROTEIN: pentatricopeptide repeat-containing protein At5g11310, mitochondrial-like (The sequence of the model RefSeq protein was modified relative to this genomic sequence to represent the inferred CDS: inserted 1 base in 1 codon): MLFHNPLRHSLSLLLSTLKQKPTPTFSFSLLHHRHRFSSSWLSVRGNPLIKWPTLPIPQPPPNPNPEPQSSEPQPHSNFSPRDFSAIADIFADSSISPGSLLHAELXRSGIEPGSELLLAVFDRFGSSPKLLHSLFLWAEKQPGFRPNSKLFDAVVNALAKSREFDSAWTLILHQIDDGNDEGEALVSVATFAIMIRRYARAGMVQPAIRTFEFGRKHNSIIDSGSESSLFEILLDSLCKEGSVRAAYEYLCLRKKMTQGWVPSIRAYNIMLNGWFRSRKLKHGERLWEEMKKENVRPTVVTYGTLIEGYCRMRRVEKALEIVGDMIKEGIAPNAIVYNPIIDALAEAGRFKEALGMMERFHVLEIGPTESTYNSLVKGFCKAGDLVGASKILKMMISRGFIPSSTTYNYFFRYFSRCGKIEEGMNLYTKIIQSGYTPDRLTYHLLVKMLCEEERLDLAVRVSKEMRHKGLDMDLATSTMLVHLLCKMRRLEEAFAEFEDMIRRGIVPQYLTFQRLNAELKKQGMTEVAQKLCNLMSSIPHSTSLPNTYSEDNNDARARRNSIIQKAQAFSDMLKNCNDPRELEKYKCSSENDVSSANGLIEDIERKISAKRTSSVI; this comes from the exons ATGCTCTTCCACAACCCCCTTCGTCACTCACTATCTCTCTTACTTTCCACACTCAAACAAAAACCCACTCCTACATTCTCATTCTCCCTTCTTCATCACCGTCACCGCTTCTCTTCTTCCTGGCTCTCCGTTCGCGGAAACCCCCTCATTAAATGGCCAACCCTGCCAATCCCTCAACCCCCTCCCAATCCCAATCCCGAACCCCAATCCTCCGAACCCCAACCCCACTCCAATTTCTCGCCGCGCGATTTCTCCGCAATTGCCGATATATTCGCCGACTCTTCCATCTCTCCCGGATCGCTCCTCCATGCGGAAC GACGCTCCGGGATTGAACCGGGTTCAGAGCTACTGCTCGCCGTGTTTGACCGTTTCGGTTCGTCGCCCAAGCTGCTTCACTCGCTGTTCCTGTGGGCCGAGAAGCAACCCGGGTTCAGACCTAATTCGAAGCTCTTCGACGCTGTGGTCAACGCTCTCGCTAAGTCCAGGGAGTTTGACTCCGCTTGGACGCTGATTCTTCATCAGATCGATGATGGAAACGACGAGGGAGAAGCTTTGGTTTCCGTTGCCACCTTCGCTATCATGATTCGACGCTATGCACGTGCAG GTATGGTGCAACCTGCAATTCGTACATTTGAGTTTGGAAGAAAGCACAATTCAATTATAGATTCTGGATCGGAATCGAGTTTATTTGAGATATTGTTGGATTCACTTTGCAAAGAAGGGTCTGTTAGGGCAGCTTACGAGTATTTATGTCTAAGAAAGAAGATGACCCAGGGTTGGGTTCCTTCCATTCGGGCTTATAACATAATGTTAAATGGATGGTTTCGGTCAAGGAAACTCAAACACGGTGAGAGACTTTGGGAGGAGATGAAGAAGGAGAATGTAAGACCAACTGTTGTGACATATGGTACCCTTATCGAAGGGTATTGTCGGATGCGTCGAGTTGAAAAGGCGCTCGAGATCGTTGGTGACATGATCAAAGAAGGAATTGCACCAAATGCAATAGTGTATAATCCAATAATTGATGCATTGGCAGAAGCTGGGAGATTTAAAGAGGCCTTGGGGATGATGGAACGATTTCATGTTTTAGAAATTGGCCCTACCGAATCGACATATAATTCTCTGGTAAAGGGGTTTTGTAAGGCAGGAGATCTTGTAGGTGCTAGTAAGATTCTTAAAATGATGATAAGTAGGGGTTTCATTCCAAGCTCCACCACCTATAATTACTTCTTTAGGTACTTCTCAAGATGCGGGAAGATTGAGGAAGGGATGAACTTGTATACCAAGATCATCCAATCCGGTTATACGCCTGATCGGCTAACATACCATCTTTTGGTGAAGATGTTATGTGAAGAGGAAAGGTTAGACTTGGCAGTTCGAGTTAGCAAGGAAATGAGACATAAAGGATTGGACATGGACTTGGCTACAAGTACCATGTTAGTTCATTTGCTATGCAAAATGCGTAGGTTGGAAGAGGCTTTTGCTGAATTCGAGGACATGATACGAAGGGGTATAGTTCCTCAGTACCTTACTTTCCAGAGACTGAATGCGGAGTTAAAGAAACAGGGTATGACTGAAGTGGCACAAAAGCTTTGCAATTTGATGTCTTCCATTCCCCATTCTACCAGCTTGCCAAATACCTACAGTGAAGACAACAATGATGCGCGTGCAAGAAGGAATTCTATAATTCAGAAGGCCCAGGCATTTTCTGATATGTTGAAAAACTGTAACGACCCTCGAGAACTCGAAAAGTATAAATGTTCTTCTGAAAATGATGTCTCAAGTGCGAACGGTTTGATAGAGGATATTGAGAGAAAGATAAGTGCCAAACGAACATCTTCTGTGATTTGA